The proteins below come from a single Thalassoglobus sp. JC818 genomic window:
- a CDS encoding efflux transporter outer membrane subunit → MTGIFGCSLPEWADNGLKLGPNYQAPAAGIAENWIDSDDPQVLECPPSYVNWWAVYQDPVLEHLIETAYQQNLSVREAGWRIVQARAQRAIVVGDLFPQDQFLNGGYTRRQISDLAQPLLVPEPEFRRSFDNWLYGGKLSWELDVWGRFRRSVESADAGLDASVAEYDAILISLIAEVATTYIEIRTLEQRLEYAQKNVRTQEESLRLTKTRAEEGKTADVSVHLAKSNLASTKATIPSLEIGLRQANNRLCTLLGFPTSDLHYMLGDGTIPPPPAQVAVGIPADLLRRRPDVRAAERRVAAQSAQIGVALANLYPSISITGEIVVTAENFSDLSNSLSWGGSIGPSFRWNFLNYGRLISNVHLQNARLQELITTYQNTVLVANEEVESALVSYLRTQRQVVSLSESAQETKRALELELLRFQEGETDFSGVFVLQGDLALKQDQLATAQGRVASSLAEVYKALGGGWEISCREVYEHPGEYSEEFVLSPIEETGEIVPPQPTPRLDAETSMSDLPEN, encoded by the coding sequence GTGACAGGAATCTTCGGTTGCAGCCTACCAGAATGGGCCGATAACGGCCTCAAACTCGGGCCGAATTACCAAGCTCCAGCCGCTGGAATTGCCGAGAATTGGATTGACAGCGATGACCCGCAGGTTCTCGAATGTCCTCCGAGCTATGTGAACTGGTGGGCGGTGTATCAGGACCCAGTACTCGAGCATCTGATTGAAACTGCTTATCAACAGAATCTCAGTGTGCGGGAGGCTGGCTGGCGAATTGTCCAGGCTCGGGCACAACGAGCGATCGTGGTCGGAGACCTGTTTCCTCAAGATCAGTTTCTGAACGGCGGCTACACGAGGCGGCAGATTAGCGATCTTGCGCAACCCTTACTGGTCCCCGAACCAGAGTTCAGGCGCAGCTTTGATAATTGGCTTTACGGCGGCAAACTCAGCTGGGAACTGGATGTGTGGGGGCGGTTTCGTCGTTCGGTTGAGTCGGCTGATGCTGGTTTAGATGCTTCCGTCGCGGAATATGACGCGATTCTCATTTCACTGATCGCCGAGGTTGCAACGACTTACATCGAAATTCGCACGTTGGAGCAGCGTTTGGAATATGCTCAAAAGAATGTGCGGACTCAGGAAGAGAGCTTGCGACTAACTAAGACCCGGGCAGAGGAAGGCAAGACAGCTGATGTCAGTGTACATCTTGCAAAGTCCAACTTAGCATCGACCAAAGCCACCATCCCTTCTCTGGAAATCGGCCTCAGGCAAGCGAACAATCGTCTCTGCACGCTGCTTGGATTTCCGACTTCCGACCTGCACTATATGCTCGGAGACGGTACCATTCCGCCTCCCCCAGCTCAGGTTGCGGTGGGGATCCCGGCGGACCTGTTGAGGCGTCGGCCTGACGTTCGGGCAGCAGAAAGGCGAGTGGCAGCTCAAAGCGCACAAATCGGTGTGGCCTTAGCGAATCTCTATCCTTCGATCTCCATTACCGGGGAAATCGTAGTGACTGCTGAGAACTTCTCCGACTTGTCCAACTCTTTGAGTTGGGGCGGGAGCATTGGTCCATCGTTTCGTTGGAATTTTCTGAACTATGGCCGGCTCATTAGCAATGTGCATCTCCAGAATGCACGTCTTCAAGAATTGATCACAACCTATCAAAACACCGTACTCGTGGCGAATGAAGAAGTGGAAAGCGCTTTGGTTTCCTATCTTCGAACTCAGCGGCAGGTTGTCTCGCTCTCAGAGAGCGCGCAAGAAACAAAGCGTGCTTTGGAACTGGAATTACTGAGATTCCAAGAAGGCGAAACTGACTTCTCTGGCGTTTTTGTACTTCAAGGTGACCTGGCATTAAAGCAGGATCAACTCGCGACTGCCCAAGGTCGAGTGGCATCGAGTTTGGCAGAGGTTTATAAGGCTTTGGGTGGTGGTTGGGAAATCAGTTGTCGAGAAGTCTATGAGCATCCAGGAGAATATTCCGAAGAGTTTGTTCTCTCACCAATCGAGGAGACGGGTGAAATCGTCCCACCTCAACCGACTCCGCGACTTGATGCCGAGACTTCCATGTCAGACCTTCCCGAGAATTGA
- a CDS encoding HlyD family secretion protein: MGKRKQFIPKLATLGLLLVGLGSAYLLYQQYQSHPWTRDGQVRADLVRIAPRVGGYLVNVNVTDNQFVRKGDLLFRIDPSSYQLAVDNAEVALDEAREAVAALEASVKAAEAMVKQRETSVDSAKSRIVEAQSSIESAEATIKESEAGVTSARALVERTKALLEEAKREAARARRLADQKAGSEEIAEAKAASVNAFLADLEIAKAGEVKALATLAKTQVLRNEANARLAIAKDGLAEAHSGVITARAELQQTRATLGEPGDGNVRIRNARVKLEEAKLNLSWTEIFAPNDGYITNMDLLSGTFVTPGTPFALFVDSTSFRVDGYFQETKLKKIQPGDRALITLMGHQERRLEGEVESIGYAINPPNLANTEGPDNLVPTIAPTFEWIRLAQRVPVRIRLKEIPDDLHLVAGTTASVSIQQ; the protein is encoded by the coding sequence ATGGGTAAGCGAAAGCAATTCATTCCCAAACTCGCCACACTTGGTTTACTTCTCGTGGGGCTGGGTTCCGCCTATTTGCTTTACCAACAGTATCAATCCCACCCTTGGACTCGGGATGGGCAGGTGCGGGCAGACCTCGTCAGAATCGCTCCTCGAGTAGGTGGCTACCTCGTCAACGTAAATGTCACCGACAATCAATTCGTCCGGAAGGGAGATCTGCTCTTCCGAATCGATCCAAGCTCCTACCAGTTGGCCGTGGACAATGCCGAGGTCGCTCTGGACGAGGCTCGTGAAGCAGTTGCGGCGCTCGAGGCGTCCGTTAAAGCTGCAGAGGCGATGGTGAAGCAGCGTGAGACGTCCGTCGATTCAGCCAAAAGCAGGATTGTCGAAGCGCAGTCGAGCATCGAGTCTGCGGAAGCGACGATCAAAGAGTCCGAGGCAGGCGTTACCTCTGCACGAGCGCTTGTGGAACGAACGAAAGCACTGCTCGAAGAAGCCAAGCGAGAAGCAGCGCGTGCCCGACGGTTGGCAGATCAAAAGGCTGGTTCGGAGGAAATCGCAGAAGCCAAGGCCGCATCAGTTAATGCGTTTCTGGCAGATCTTGAGATCGCCAAGGCGGGTGAAGTTAAAGCGCTGGCAACGCTCGCGAAAACCCAGGTCTTACGAAACGAAGCAAATGCCCGACTCGCCATCGCCAAAGATGGGTTGGCAGAAGCACATTCCGGTGTCATCACCGCAAGAGCGGAACTCCAACAGACTCGAGCGACTCTCGGCGAGCCAGGAGACGGGAACGTACGTATTCGTAACGCACGCGTGAAACTGGAAGAGGCCAAACTTAATCTGAGTTGGACTGAAATCTTCGCGCCGAATGACGGGTACATCACCAACATGGATCTGCTGAGCGGCACTTTTGTCACTCCGGGAACTCCTTTTGCTCTGTTTGTTGACTCCACATCGTTTCGTGTAGACGGCTACTTCCAGGAAACAAAACTGAAAAAGATTCAACCTGGTGATCGGGCTCTCATTACCCTGATGGGGCACCAAGAACGCCGACTCGAAGGAGAAGTCGAGAGCATTGGCTACGCAATCAACCCACCCAACCTCGCGAATACAGAGGGGCCGGATAACCTTGTTCCCACGATTGCGCCAACGTTTGAGTGGATTCGGCTAGCACAACGCGTTCCCGTGCGGATTCGCCTCAAAGAAATTCCGGACGACCTCCACCTCGTCGCGGGGACAACCGCGTCAGTTTCAATTCAGCAATAA
- a CDS encoding DUF1656 domain-containing protein, whose translation MLGQRTPTEVAFNSIYFPPFFFTVMVGFLCAIGIHKLLKLTGGDRWFWNPGLLFIAIWLLMTSLIGLTVIPP comes from the coding sequence GTGCTTGGCCAAAGAACTCCAACAGAGGTCGCGTTCAATTCGATCTATTTTCCCCCATTCTTCTTTACCGTGATGGTCGGCTTTCTTTGTGCAATTGGGATTCACAAACTACTCAAATTAACTGGGGGTGACCGATGGTTCTGGAACCCCGGGTTGCTCTTCATTGCGATTTGGCTTCTGATGACATCATTGATCGGTTTGACCGTCATCCCTCCTTAG
- a CDS encoding DNA alkylation repair protein — MPLSSRARKLVAELSDQPKLGDIKKLGKEIKKDHDLAGELWATGEYYPRLLSTLIFDNKLLTEQDIEVLASDLLAHDEKERNQLSDWLLANQLTKSKKIVPLMETWQDHPSRVMRRWFWYHQARLRWTGRTPPPENSSELLDSLEADMPSAEPEVQWVMNFCAGWIGVYEPKLRARCVKLGKKLGLYKDDPVSKNCTPSYLPEFIRIEVAKRE; from the coding sequence ATGCCCTTATCATCGCGAGCACGAAAGCTTGTCGCTGAGTTGAGTGATCAACCAAAGCTCGGCGACATCAAGAAACTCGGAAAAGAGATTAAGAAAGACCACGACCTGGCTGGGGAGTTGTGGGCGACCGGAGAGTATTACCCGCGACTGCTCTCCACCCTGATCTTTGACAACAAACTGTTGACAGAACAAGACATTGAAGTACTTGCCTCCGACCTGTTGGCACATGACGAGAAAGAACGTAATCAGCTGAGTGACTGGCTTTTGGCGAATCAACTCACCAAGAGCAAGAAGATTGTCCCGCTCATGGAGACGTGGCAGGATCATCCGTCACGGGTGATGCGTCGCTGGTTCTGGTATCACCAGGCTCGGTTGCGTTGGACAGGTAGGACTCCACCACCGGAAAACAGCTCAGAACTGCTGGATTCTCTGGAAGCAGACATGCCGTCGGCGGAACCAGAAGTTCAGTGGGTAATGAATTTCTGTGCCGGCTGGATCGGCGTATACGAACCCAAACTGCGAGCGAGATGCGTCAAGCTGGGGAAAAAACTGGGGCTCTATAAAGACGATCCAGTTTCGAAGAACTGCACACCCTCCTACCTTCCCGAATTCATCCGAATCGAAGTCGCCAAACGCGAGTAA
- a CDS encoding potassium channel family protein, with protein MKQRIHAFSTFCLHFFTYVLHVREALFGLVALVCLGALGFSSLEGRTLSESIYFAFITALSIGYGDIAPKTPGGRILSISIGLVGMVFIGLSVAVATKALGDTVKQFHEENTDT; from the coding sequence ATGAAACAACGCATCCACGCTTTTTCAACTTTTTGCCTGCACTTCTTCACGTATGTGCTTCACGTCCGTGAAGCACTGTTCGGATTGGTGGCCTTGGTCTGTCTGGGAGCTCTTGGATTCTCCTCATTAGAAGGGCGAACGCTTTCCGAATCGATCTACTTCGCATTCATCACAGCTCTGTCAATCGGCTACGGCGACATTGCACCAAAAACTCCAGGTGGCCGCATCCTGAGTATTTCGATTGGCTTGGTTGGCATGGTCTTCATTGGCTTGTCAGTTGCAGTTGCCACGAAGGCTCTAGGCGACACAGTCAAGCAGTTTCACGAAGAGAACACCGATACCTAA
- a CDS encoding FUSC family protein yields MVTPPDSSPTGAKTVIRHQEAFKLALSMTLFYWLALYLNWPLTEYGAFAIAIISLGTAEASIEKGSSRVLGTTVGILIGFVLLGLFNSNPCLMLLALSVNLFMIGAVMKASQYPYAWFMAAFLPLIVWADTYPHFENAFYFGTFRWLETTAGVIIFSMIEWMFWPQPESEASQVQTGTGPEPNPPASALARLWEPRTLIELLFPPLAFIVAFVIWYLVYLPPGSKVPMLVGVLSLVLARESVSPPWKIWPALVAATLFVAAPMTWLIMPRLSTGAELLTLVFSYTYIAGYLGGAPKLMMLFLFFAMAGISNQQQYSFQLPIDAALLVVIVGVIISVVYSLFEPFIPKRQIALPGNEQ; encoded by the coding sequence ATGGTCACACCACCCGACAGTTCTCCTACCGGCGCTAAAACTGTCATTCGTCACCAAGAGGCATTTAAACTCGCCTTAAGCATGACGTTGTTCTATTGGTTGGCGCTGTATTTAAATTGGCCACTGACGGAATACGGCGCCTTCGCAATCGCAATCATTAGCTTGGGGACTGCAGAAGCCTCCATCGAAAAAGGAAGCTCGCGTGTCTTGGGGACTACGGTCGGCATCTTAATAGGATTCGTACTACTGGGACTGTTCAATTCAAACCCGTGCCTCATGTTGCTGGCCCTCTCGGTGAATTTATTCATGATCGGGGCTGTGATGAAGGCCAGTCAGTACCCGTACGCATGGTTCATGGCCGCGTTCTTGCCACTGATTGTCTGGGCCGACACCTATCCTCATTTTGAAAACGCATTCTACTTTGGCACTTTTCGTTGGCTAGAAACAACGGCTGGTGTCATCATCTTCTCGATGATCGAATGGATGTTTTGGCCACAGCCTGAATCGGAGGCTTCTCAGGTTCAGACAGGAACTGGTCCGGAACCGAATCCGCCAGCCTCAGCACTTGCACGCTTGTGGGAACCGAGAACTCTCATCGAATTACTCTTTCCGCCATTGGCTTTTATCGTCGCCTTTGTCATTTGGTATCTGGTTTATCTTCCCCCAGGATCTAAAGTCCCGATGTTGGTTGGCGTTCTGTCGCTGGTTCTCGCTCGCGAATCTGTCTCGCCGCCTTGGAAAATCTGGCCAGCCTTAGTTGCAGCCACCTTGTTCGTCGCTGCCCCGATGACCTGGCTGATCATGCCCAGGTTGAGTACGGGGGCAGAACTCCTGACTTTGGTGTTTAGCTACACTTACATCGCAGGTTACCTAGGGGGAGCTCCGAAACTAATGATGTTGTTTCTGTTCTTTGCGATGGCCGGGATCAGCAACCAACAGCAATACTCATTTCAATTGCCAATCGACGCCGCATTGCTGGTCGTCATCGTAGGAGTGATTATCTCGGTGGTGTACTCGTTGTTCGAACCATTCATTCCGAAGCGTCAAATCGCATTACCAGGCAACGAACAGTAG
- a CDS encoding arginine deiminase family protein, protein MNSLQLCRLVLAVFITLVGASDRLAAQTASFKAGSNAEWDRATWALVHTPGEELFYGVLHPEAALFERPFSSTLAAKEHEHFVQQLRNQGISVVQLRDAVLAGTVDENGRELPGPALDELREFAFRFVTLESDPPVSESQQDQLKKKYFAESFQQLHPDELWSTIVLNPKITLRSTGDLNTGVVADYAVRPVMNLYFMRDQVITTRRGVVVGKMNSEQRHIETEIVRFALGRIGIKPIGVIEEPGRLEGGDFLPAGDRVFIGEGLRTNSAAIQQLLDADAFGTDEVVVVKDPWRQQVQMHLDTYFNLVADDLALLAENRLGESDHGPTVDVFKKNADGYELQASGMKFPAYLKSIGVRVIPVKQQDQLKYGCNVLTLKSNEVFVVDGVSNEFLKTLKEADVTVHVVDFSNLTGGYGACHCTVQVLSRKQAVDGR, encoded by the coding sequence ATGAACTCTTTGCAGCTGTGTCGACTCGTTTTGGCAGTGTTCATCACTCTCGTCGGAGCTTCGGATCGCCTTGCTGCTCAAACGGCTTCGTTTAAAGCGGGCAGCAATGCAGAATGGGACCGTGCTACGTGGGCACTCGTGCATACTCCGGGTGAGGAACTTTTCTACGGCGTTCTGCATCCGGAAGCAGCCCTGTTTGAGCGTCCATTTTCTTCAACGCTTGCAGCGAAGGAACACGAACATTTTGTTCAACAGCTGCGAAATCAGGGAATTTCAGTTGTTCAGCTGCGCGATGCGGTTCTCGCAGGCACTGTCGACGAGAACGGCCGTGAGCTGCCGGGGCCTGCTCTCGATGAGTTGAGAGAATTTGCGTTTCGGTTCGTCACACTCGAATCGGACCCTCCTGTGTCGGAGAGTCAGCAGGATCAACTGAAGAAAAAATACTTTGCTGAATCGTTCCAGCAATTACATCCCGATGAGTTGTGGTCGACGATTGTTTTGAATCCGAAGATCACGCTTCGATCGACAGGTGATCTGAATACGGGAGTCGTCGCGGACTATGCCGTTCGGCCGGTGATGAATTTGTATTTCATGCGAGATCAGGTCATCACCACGCGTCGCGGAGTTGTCGTTGGGAAAATGAATTCCGAACAACGACACATCGAAACGGAAATCGTGCGGTTCGCTCTCGGACGAATTGGAATCAAGCCGATCGGTGTCATCGAAGAACCCGGACGCCTGGAGGGAGGAGACTTTCTGCCCGCCGGAGATCGAGTGTTTATCGGTGAAGGACTGCGAACCAATTCGGCTGCGATTCAGCAACTCCTCGATGCAGATGCATTCGGGACTGATGAAGTCGTCGTCGTCAAAGATCCGTGGCGGCAACAGGTGCAGATGCATCTGGACACCTACTTCAATCTCGTCGCTGACGATCTGGCTCTGCTCGCGGAAAATCGACTTGGCGAAAGCGATCACGGCCCCACGGTTGATGTCTTCAAGAAAAATGCAGACGGGTATGAGCTGCAGGCATCCGGAATGAAATTTCCCGCTTACTTGAAATCTATTGGCGTCCGAGTGATTCCCGTCAAACAGCAGGACCAATTGAAGTACGGCTGTAACGTGCTCACCTTGAAGTCGAACGAGGTCTTCGTCGTCGACGGGGTGAGTAATGAGTTTCTCAAGACACTCAAGGAAGCAGATGTTACTGTGCATGTTGTCGATTTCTCGAATTTGACAGGAGGTTACGGCGCGTGTCATTGCACCGTGCAGGTGCTGTCACGCAAACAAGCTGTTGATGGTCGTTAA
- a CDS encoding DUF4185 domain-containing protein codes for MRTLPCYVLILTQTLFAGIASGQSPISPWSENPWYWSYHGEPVLLLGGSDDDNLFQWQDEDLIAQLDRLADADGNVIRNTMSDRKDKGFEVYPFRKLDNGRYDLEQWNDEYWTRFERLLSETAKREIFVQIEIWDRFDYTDHREDRWQIHPYNPVNNVNYTYEQTGFAERYPDHPGSNKQPFFFTTPEQRHNKLLLQYQQKFVNKLLDHSLHYDHILYCIDNETKADEQWGRYWAQFIKNRAQSENKTICVTEMWDDWNLQADRHKQTFDHPELYDFVDVSQNNHNKGQEHWDNFLFVRDYLSNKPRPINTTKTYGASGNKFGHSDQDGIERFWRHLLAGAASIRFHRPDSGLGLGNKAVNCLRAARNLESLVPLWSIEPDNDLLSDRQQNEAYAAADRGNAYVVYFPAGGDVTIDLTDTTASHIEQWIDIDTGEFGERKSLKGGGKRLLTAPGKGNWVVVITAAPNTQSNVPQFRSIDDPPAPVPEWQELNYPSSDRIVGIEFDAESRRTEAPGSDIWPITWADDDRQYTAFGDGGGFGGSNQEGRVSMGVACVMGALEDYQTKNVWGGKDADRAATMNGKGTGIISVDGTLYMWVGRPKLMAETGLAFSQDHGRTWELADWHWSMHDRVSAGVFINCGRDNSSAPDGYIYACFTRIETAEVSDRGWIYERPGRIDLARVPRERVLDHSVWEWFSGMDANNKPQWSLDISSRQPAFEDPNGIKIVSICYQPAIQRYLLSYSPRDNSGNYALFEAQQPWGPWHKVVYLKSQPLFMPPKPNGRVSTFHFAPKWWSSDGTEFGLVFNVGDDAWNTVYGKLKLR; via the coding sequence ATGAGAACTCTTCCCTGTTACGTATTGATTCTGACTCAGACCTTGTTTGCGGGAATTGCGTCTGGTCAATCACCAATCAGTCCATGGAGTGAGAATCCTTGGTATTGGAGCTATCACGGTGAGCCCGTTCTGCTACTCGGCGGCAGCGACGATGATAACTTGTTTCAGTGGCAAGATGAGGATTTGATCGCACAACTCGATCGATTAGCGGACGCCGACGGAAACGTGATTCGCAACACGATGAGCGACCGCAAAGACAAAGGCTTCGAGGTCTATCCATTTCGCAAACTCGACAACGGAAGATATGACCTCGAACAGTGGAACGATGAATACTGGACTCGATTTGAGAGACTCTTAAGCGAAACCGCGAAACGCGAGATCTTTGTCCAGATCGAGATCTGGGACCGCTTCGACTACACCGATCATCGCGAAGATCGCTGGCAGATCCATCCTTACAATCCAGTCAACAACGTCAACTACACATACGAGCAGACGGGGTTCGCAGAGCGGTATCCAGACCATCCGGGAAGTAACAAACAACCGTTCTTCTTCACCACTCCTGAACAGCGTCACAATAAGCTATTGCTCCAGTATCAGCAGAAGTTCGTGAATAAGCTTCTCGATCACTCCCTGCATTACGATCACATTCTGTATTGCATCGACAACGAAACTAAAGCCGACGAGCAATGGGGACGCTACTGGGCTCAGTTCATCAAGAACCGGGCTCAGAGTGAAAACAAGACGATCTGTGTGACCGAAATGTGGGACGACTGGAACCTGCAGGCAGATCGACACAAACAAACTTTTGACCATCCAGAACTCTACGACTTTGTGGATGTGTCACAAAACAATCACAACAAGGGTCAAGAGCACTGGGACAACTTCCTGTTCGTGCGAGACTATCTGTCGAACAAACCACGGCCGATTAACACGACTAAGACCTACGGTGCGAGTGGAAATAAATTTGGTCATTCGGACCAGGACGGAATTGAACGGTTTTGGCGGCACCTGTTGGCAGGAGCCGCATCCATACGCTTTCATCGGCCAGACTCTGGACTCGGGCTGGGCAACAAAGCTGTTAACTGTCTCCGCGCAGCACGCAATTTGGAATCACTCGTTCCACTTTGGTCGATTGAACCTGACAATGATCTCCTATCCGACCGACAACAGAACGAAGCCTATGCAGCTGCTGACCGAGGAAACGCCTACGTCGTGTATTTTCCCGCAGGAGGCGACGTGACGATAGACTTGACCGATACGACAGCCTCTCACATTGAGCAGTGGATCGACATCGATACTGGAGAGTTCGGGGAAAGGAAATCGCTGAAGGGCGGTGGAAAGAGACTGCTGACCGCTCCAGGCAAAGGCAATTGGGTGGTGGTCATCACCGCAGCCCCAAATACACAATCCAATGTCCCTCAATTTCGTTCAATCGACGATCCTCCAGCACCGGTCCCGGAGTGGCAAGAGCTTAATTACCCTTCAAGCGACCGTATCGTTGGAATCGAATTCGACGCTGAGAGTCGGCGTACAGAGGCACCAGGGAGTGATATCTGGCCGATCACATGGGCCGACGACGATCGTCAATACACAGCTTTCGGCGATGGCGGAGGTTTTGGTGGTTCGAATCAGGAAGGCCGAGTGAGCATGGGAGTTGCGTGCGTGATGGGTGCTCTCGAGGACTATCAAACAAAGAATGTCTGGGGAGGAAAGGATGCGGATCGCGCAGCCACAATGAACGGAAAGGGAACAGGCATCATCAGCGTCGACGGGACGCTTTACATGTGGGTCGGACGTCCCAAATTAATGGCAGAAACGGGCCTGGCATTTTCTCAAGACCATGGTCGGACTTGGGAGCTGGCTGATTGGCACTGGTCGATGCACGACAGAGTCTCTGCGGGAGTGTTTATCAACTGTGGTCGCGACAACTCATCTGCCCCCGACGGATACATCTACGCCTGTTTCACGCGAATCGAAACCGCTGAAGTCAGCGATCGCGGCTGGATCTACGAACGCCCAGGACGCATTGATCTGGCACGAGTTCCTCGCGAACGTGTGCTCGATCATTCCGTGTGGGAATGGTTCTCTGGAATGGACGCCAACAACAAACCGCAATGGTCGTTAGACATCAGCAGTCGCCAACCGGCTTTTGAAGACCCTAACGGAATCAAAATTGTCAGCATCTGTTATCAACCTGCGATCCAACGCTATTTGCTTAGCTACAGCCCTCGCGACAATTCAGGCAACTACGCCCTCTTTGAGGCTCAACAACCGTGGGGACCGTGGCATAAGGTTGTCTATCTCAAATCGCAACCGTTGTTCATGCCTCCCAAACCGAACGGTCGAGTGAGCACGTTCCACTTTGCCCCCAAATGGTGGAGCAGCGACGGAACCGAATTTGGCCTGGTTTTCAACGTTGGCGACGATGCGTGGAATACAGTCTACGGGAAATTGAAGCTCAGATAG
- a CDS encoding Gfo/Idh/MocA family oxidoreductase: MKRRRFLQLNALATAAFLTRSLNAKTRASANERLGVGIVGLGSRGFNLLDEFLVHPEVQVTAVCDVHDLHYRDRPWGTGPAMGRVPARLAVEEKYGKARKSGTYRGLMLTSDYRYVCDFDRVDVVVVATPDHWHAGCVLAALEKGKDVYCEKPVTHLFAEGQQIVEKVNSTGAVFQTGSQQRSDKLFQRAVNLVRNGVLGEISSIEVGLPPGYDQPQASIETPQPPIGLDYEMWCGPSPKLPYMRARHHRWWRGSRAYGGGVLMDWIGHHNDIVHWSLNLDKGGPTVVEAVDWSFPETDVYNTPHHYTIRCEYENGVTSTISDKNTLGTKWIGTNGWLHVTRGKITASDTRWVGKDFNPGDERVEQVISHVDNFVQNVHSRGICLAPAETAHRSITPGHLGYVSQVLQRPLKWDAEREVVVNDDEADRMLKSVDYRSNWESLLSQRSDKS; encoded by the coding sequence ATGAAACGCAGAAGATTTCTGCAGCTGAATGCGTTGGCGACTGCTGCTTTCTTGACACGATCTTTGAACGCAAAGACCCGGGCATCTGCGAATGAGCGGTTGGGAGTGGGGATCGTGGGATTAGGCTCGCGAGGGTTCAATCTCCTCGACGAGTTTCTGGTTCATCCGGAAGTTCAAGTAACAGCTGTATGTGACGTTCACGATCTTCACTATCGAGATCGCCCGTGGGGAACTGGCCCAGCGATGGGACGTGTTCCGGCTCGTCTCGCTGTGGAAGAGAAGTATGGAAAGGCCCGCAAGTCCGGCACGTATCGCGGGCTAATGTTGACCTCCGATTATCGTTACGTGTGCGATTTTGATCGAGTCGATGTGGTTGTTGTTGCGACACCCGATCATTGGCACGCAGGATGTGTGTTAGCCGCGTTGGAAAAAGGTAAAGACGTTTACTGCGAGAAGCCAGTGACTCATCTGTTTGCGGAAGGACAGCAGATTGTTGAGAAGGTCAACTCGACCGGAGCTGTCTTTCAAACCGGTTCGCAGCAGCGGTCGGACAAACTCTTTCAGCGTGCAGTGAATCTTGTTCGCAATGGAGTGCTGGGCGAAATCTCATCGATCGAAGTCGGATTGCCGCCAGGATATGATCAGCCTCAAGCGAGTATCGAAACTCCTCAGCCACCGATCGGGTTGGACTACGAGATGTGGTGCGGTCCGTCGCCGAAGTTGCCTTACATGCGAGCGAGGCATCATCGCTGGTGGCGCGGGTCACGAGCCTATGGTGGCGGAGTGCTGATGGACTGGATCGGCCATCACAACGACATCGTGCACTGGTCACTCAACCTCGACAAAGGGGGCCCTACGGTTGTGGAGGCGGTCGATTGGTCGTTTCCAGAAACAGACGTCTACAATACGCCCCACCATTACACCATTCGGTGTGAGTACGAGAATGGAGTTACTTCGACGATCTCCGACAAAAATACTTTGGGGACGAAATGGATCGGGACCAATGGTTGGCTGCATGTGACCCGTGGCAAGATCACTGCTTCTGACACGCGTTGGGTTGGTAAGGATTTCAATCCAGGGGATGAACGTGTCGAACAGGTGATCAGCCACGTCGACAATTTCGTCCAGAATGTTCACAGTCGCGGTATCTGTCTGGCTCCTGCAGAGACAGCTCATCGCTCGATAACTCCGGGTCACTTGGGATATGTGTCACAGGTACTTCAGCGGCCTTTGAAATGGGATGCGGAGCGTGAAGTCGTCGTGAATGATGATGAAGCCGATCGTATGCTGAAGAGCGTGGACTATCGGTCGAATTGGGAGTCGCTCCTGTCACAGCGGAGTGACAAGTCGTAA